DNA sequence from the Aptenodytes patagonicus chromosome 13, bAptPat1.pri.cur, whole genome shotgun sequence genome:
AGCCTTCCTGTGTAACAGGTTTAATTTGAAAGGGTTGCAGCTCTTAAAGATGAAGAGATAAGAAACTTATGTGCAAGTCACCTGGTGCGGTAGTTCACTACTGTGCTTTCAGGTTTGACTAGTTCATTCAAGAGGCATTGACCCTCTGCATCCACCAGAGAGACACGAGTGACTTCATTCCCTTTTGCAGTCAGGCACTGTCAGGAAGCAGCAGAGGCAGTTGTTGAATCAGCATGATGCTGCCACTCAAAAACCTTAGCTAACatctgctttggctgcagccaGCATCACTGCTAAGGAGTTACTCAACTTAGAGACGTACCACTCATAGCTACAGTTTTATACTGTAGCATGCTTCattttaattgttaaattaaACATAATTATGCCCACCATAAGcacagcaaacacacacacaagcacaacACAAAGAAAACCATTATAAAGAAGTGCTGATTTCACAGAATCAGTCTGTGCTCTGCACTGCAGAGCTGTCAGTGAGAGCATCTTCACCAGAGAAGCTGTACAACTTAAAAGCAGAGCCCAGGTTGTATCGTTAGTTACTCAATGCTGATGCCAAACAGGCATCTCTGCAAGGTCAAAACTGTGCTAAAGGAGGAATCTTGACCCCAGCATGCTGCCAGAAGAACTGTGATGGCTAAAGAAAAGATGTTTGATAAGAAAGTATCTTTCCTTTCCCAAACCTTGGAGAAGGCTGGGAGGAGGAATTCCACAGCAGTCTCAGGCATTACTGCAGCATTGCTGATGGGCCTGGCAgatccagctgctgctgctctgacagcCAACGCAGAACAGAGCTGAGCTCTCTGCTGCACTGCTCAAGATAATATTTCTGTCTTGTTGCCCGAACCACTTCCTGAGTCCTTCCCATGGCTGCATTAGCACTGTACCATCCATGAAGGGACTGGCAGCAGATATTAATATATCAGAAGTGGTTTAGCAAATACACAGGGTGCTTGGCTCGCTTTGGAATAGCTGGTAGGAGTTCGGTTGCTTAACTGTATTTTGTAAGGCCACACACATTCATTTTTACCATTTCACAATCCAGACCAAAGAGGGGGCTGCTGTCCGTCCTCTGCTGATCACACTCTGTATATATATAGCCCTTACATCCAGGGGAGCCTACAATGAAAAGATACCCATGAATAAGAAACAGACTTCTCTCTTCTAAAACTCATCACATATCTTATATGACCAAACATATCACTAACtgtcaaaattaaaagaaacaacaacaaaacaaccaaacaaaagccCTCAAAAACTGACCTTTTATGGGAtagtcattttttttctgctcttctaaaGTTAGAGTATAGCTAGTAAGGCCTCGTTTTTTTTCTCCGTATTTCCGAATGATGGGATCATGTTGCAGGTCTGAGCTTTTAGGAATACATTCACTGCTAGTGGAAGTCAAACCTGTAAAATACAGGAGCATCTGTCAAGCTCAGATAGCACTCCCTACTTGCAGTCAGTTTTCTGCATTAGTATACACACTAAAAGGCTACaccatttcaaaggaaaacactACCTGGAACAATAAACTGgagatatagatagatagatagacagacagataggcagacagacagatagtctgtctgtctttctttctttctatctatctatctatctccagtttatttttatctctctctctccagtttttttatatatttatatctccAGTTTATATCTCATttattgtgtgtatatatatacacacactatatatattatatatacataattatatatacacaatacGATATATAATGCATATAGTGTatatactatacatatatataaaaaaaataaacttgataTTCAGGATACTTGAATCTTTTCCCAGTTCAGCTACTGACACTGCTGGCTGATTCAGAAGCAAGTCACATCACAAGTCTCTGTCTCACATTCCTTTCAGAAATAGAGAGAGCAAACTTGCCTCGTAAGCATGACAACACAATCATCTGTTACTTCATGTAAGCTGTAAAagaagttctcttttttttctatcatcttcTCTGTGAAATTCTTTCCCGTAAATATTATCAGGAGAAAATGTGCTCTAAGTGTGGCTCACAAAGAAGCAAGCACTGAACTGACACCAGAATCCACAGCTGTATAAAGTTAAATTATCCCATAGGTGATTCTCTGCAGATcgcacttaaaagaaaaatatacctGACATCTCAGATCTGTGACTGTGCAGTAGATTTACAGTCAGGATGCTAGAGGACTGTGTCAATACATTGAAAGTAACAGCTGTTCATTCTCCCATTTAGGACTTGAATTCAAGATTCTTTGTTACACTTCTAACAATTTCAGTGAAGTTCGCATTGTAGTCTCTTGCAGGTTTTGTACAAGCCTGTTGGATTACAATCACCTCTATAAAGAGTGTAAAAATAGGAAATCAGTCGTCAACACACCCGTTCTTTACCTTGATTTGCTGCTCAGTATAACAAAGAAAACTAAGAAGAAATAAGTAACTACTTAGCTTGAATCTAATTTGTATCTCTGTATCTTTTATTAGATACATCTTAGaataaaataatcacaaaatGGGTAACGAAGCGTCAGAATTTTGGATTAAACATGTTAAAaactttctctctgctttttgcatTTACTTGTGACAATAAGCCCAACAGAGAGTTACTGAACTAGTTAGGGTAACTAGTCTCATGGTTTAAGCCATTGTATGTTCTCCTTTGCAAACAAGTTTACCGTAGCAGCACGCTGGGATTGCACAGGATGCGAAGTCATAAATTACTGTTGAAAGTGAATCACTGTGGTCGAAAGAGCTGATGCAAAACCAAGCAAGATACCTTGTGCAATGTTTTGAGGTTTCAGGTTTGCTCCTTCTCCATACAGGCTGGCTAGGAAGTTGGCGGAAGGTGTTAATGTGAACCTCTGGAAAAAGAGATGTGTTAGAGActttgaaacagaagcagaaatatcAAGGAAATGAGATGTTTGATCCCCAAAACAGCCAAATTTAGAGGAGGATGGATAAAGAAGTAGTGGAAATATGTTTGGTGTTttctcaaggaagaaaaaaaaacccaacacaaagcAAACCTGTTTTAATGACAGCCGATATAGGATTCTTTGTACTAAGGGACAGATTTGCCTTGCCTGATATGATCAAGAAGGCAAATCTCAAGATTTTCTTTGATAGAAACTAAAGCAAGTTCCAGACTTTCCAGTTAAGTTGTGATTTGCATTTGCTGCAGTTCAGGGAGAATTCTCTAGAAGTCTGAATCTaagtgcttctttctttcttccttcaaaaaTGTTGCTTGTAactcagaaaattaaaatcattcttttaataatctttttGGGAAATGGGAGAAACTTGACATAAAGTGCAAATAGtaaaagtgagatttttcaaCCAGTGTGAGTAGCATAACTCTACTGAGAGTCTCCTCACTCACTCAGAGTAAATTCCAAATTAACCGAGATATTTTTAATCTCATTGGCATCCTGAAGATGCGGGAAGCATAATAGTCAGAGGACTGAAACATCGATACACGTTTCACCTGGTAAGGCTTCAGAGACATAAGTCTTGAAAACCTGTTTCTAATATCAAAGCCTTGGCCTTTGTTCTGAGCTGACAACGGCTACAAACAGGTCCTCTCATTAGCTTGCTTTGAGAGTCAAAGATGGCCACTTCCTGTTGGAAAAGGCAATAATTTCACTGCAGTGATTAATCCTTGGGACATGGTTTCAGGACTGGAAGTTTAGAAGACAGCAATACAGTTTGGGGACTTACATGCCGGAACGCTCTTCTGAGGTGTTTGAACTGCAAATAGAATTTGTAGAAATGGAGTTGGCTCATTTCGTGTAGAACAATAACCACAACCCCAGCCAGGTGGCTTTGGTGATAAATACGGCACCAGctgcagttagaaaaaaaaaaaaaatcaaagcaaaacaactaTCAAGTACTCTTAAAAACAAACTTGGAACCAGCCCAGCTTTTAAGTCAGTGAATGGCAAAGTGCCAAATGACTTCAATGAGAAGAGGCTTTATAGCTTATCTCAAACAGCCACATATTCCTGGAAGCAACATAATATGcgagacagagaaagaatgagttATAGCAAAATTCTGCTGCAGCACCGTTTCAAGACATTTATACCTCATTTATATGCATCAGAATGTGAATACACATGAGTAACTTCAGCTGTAGTGATGCAGTCTAGTGAATTACTGCATCAAAAAAAGTTTCACCGTATCATTTCTGTTCACCACTAAAAATCTAAAGTGGGATCATTTTTGCCTTGAGTTTCATTTCAAGATTCATTACATTTCACCATATTTTTGCCGTCTGAGGCTATATGCCCTCCTCAGTCATTCCCTTCCATTGCTGAGAAGTTGCCCTGGAAAAGGACAaagtgatgaaaatatttttcccaaaacACTCCACAACACTGTTTCAATTATATCTGACATGAAACCTGTTAATATTTTTTGTGgtgttaatatttttaacatgGTATTTTGTTTCTCATTGTGCGAAGCTGCTTCTGTTCCACAAAATTGTTTAGGTTTTGATACCTCCATGACACAAAACTATGAAATGGTAGAATTTTTGTCAGAAGAGGAATTCTGGCCAAGTCTAACAACAACTGTATCTACATAATACAGGCTGTCATTATGGTAACTGCGTTGCAAGGATTCCAAAACCAGCATGGCCAATATGCCTTTAGGCACGCGTTCACAACACTGAGGACACAAGACAGGGTTGATTCCCGAATACGAATGTGTTATACCTGGGTTGTGTTGCATTGTGGCATTTTCCCAAAGCTGCATACTTTAACAACTCATACAGCTGGTCACGGCTGATTTCGCAGTCCTCACCAAATAAAGCTGCTGACAAGCGAGATGACTTTTCCTGTAAAAAGGAAAAGGCTAGTAAAGAAAGGTTTTATGTAATGACACAAGTTCATGGAAAACCAAGTGAATTATATGGTAAAAGGAAACTATTTACTATTTGGATACAATCAACTACATTTAAAATAACTCTTCCACTCATTACAGGCAAAAGTTTCCTTTCAGATCACTATTCAATATTAAATTTACTATCAATATTTCAGTAACCCAGGTACTCTAACTTCAaagatttatttaataaagatTAATGTAAGTAGATGTATGTAGTAAGGAGACTTAAAGTTAAAATTTGCAAACACAATGTTCTGCTCTCTCAACCCATTCACCCACTTGCTGCTGTAGAGCTTTGGGCATTTATACAACGGTTATATGTAGCCACTTCATGTAAGCTTTTGCTGAAACCCATTTACTTAATTTACATTACATGATCTGTTTTGGCAGATGGGTTTGCTGAcccctgcaggaaaaaaaatgtttcagtaaaatccaaggaaactgcaggaagaaagcaTTGAGCAGATGAGATGGAGTGTACCACACAGTTCAACACAACAGTTCTTTAAGCCTAAACGCACAAATTCTCCTAAAAGCTAACCGGCAAGTAAATGCACGATTTTGGAGAACTCCACTGACCATATGGCCTGTTCCAATGGAGCTCCATTGGAAGTAAAAATTTTAAAGATGCTCTTTTTTATGTGATGAAAAGACATCACGGAATGTGATGAAGAGGCatacaggggaaaagaaaaaagaccacaGAACACTACAGAATATCAAACCCCACAGGATAAACAACTACCAGAAGTTGTGTTTTCCCCACCACGCTAACAAGCCTTGTGCTCATTAGTTTTGACAGAGCCTGCCCACGTGGGATTGAGCTGGTGCACTGGTGCACTTTTTTTGAGCTGGTGCCATTTGTCATTGGGCAAGAAAGCTAAACAAAGGTGACAACCTTTGAGGTTCAAGTGGTTAAGAATCATCTGGTAATAATAACACAGGGTGGTGTAACTGCTAGTCCCTCATCTCTCATGCTAAGTTAGACAAATAAATAATGACACCATTGTTTTCAATACAGCCTAATTAGagctttgcaaaaaaaccccaaccaaacagcAGAAGTTTCATTTCACCAAGCAAAGGCCACCTGCCAACCACAGGAATTTCAGTCTCTAATGAGGTACAAATATGACTGACCTCACAGGTCAGACACGCTTACTCTTGTCCCCTACTGGGCACCAAGTAAGTCGTAACCTGGGTGAGCAAGGTGTTACCACAAGGTTGAAACTTTCGGTTGATCTGCATCCTTCAGGTGTGAATGTGCTGAGCAGACACAATGCTCCTTTCAAGGTCTACTTTGTTTAGGAAAAAACGATACTGGagagtgtatttattttttgacaaaattCCTTAAATGTAAATGCCTAACACTCAAACCGAGTTCATTTCCATATTTCTCGCAGCAGAAACTAAGCCATTACCTGTAGCTATTATCTTTAGCCAACCTTCTTGCTAGACTGCCAGTAAAACACGTTTTTTTGCTGAGTTTCCAGCATCCCCACGCGTGATGCAATAAACCTACCAAAAAGGTGGCTGTAGGAGAGAAATACCACACGGCCACAGGCCTGCAGCGTCTCCCTCACAGCACCCCGGCGCCGGGCGCGCTCTGCTGCTCACCTcagggccccggccgccgccatcCGCCCTCCTCCTCTTCCGAGCTGCCTGCCGTCCCCCCGCGTCCTCACCGGCTCCGGCGGGCCTTTTGTACCCGTTTACGCAGACAGCCTTTGCCATGGCCTAGACGAAAGCACCGCGGGGTCAGGGCGGCGCGGGGCGATGCCGCCTCGGCCCCGCACAGCGGGGTGACAGCCCGGGCCGTCAgtcagccccggccccgccgggccagGCCCCAGCGCCTGCCCAccgccggggctccccgggcAGCATCGGGAGGGGGGGGATCGCCCGCAGCCCTGACGCCGTGAGCCCGATCCccggccgccccctcctcccccggtCCCCCGAGGAGGGACCTCGGCCgcggatcccacctcagccgcgCCGGGCTCTCCGGCCGCCGGGGAGCACGCCGTCGCGGCACGCGGCTACCTGCGCCTGCCTGCGGGCGAGGCCAGAGCAGTCGATCCGCCGACAGCGCGGATgggggcggggccgctgccgccggcgggAGGTTTGAAATGGCCGCCGCGGCGCCGAGGCCGCTCCGGGACGGTCGGTGCCCACCCGCCCGGGGCTGAGAGCGGAGATGGCCACCAAGCGCCTGGCCAGGTGCGGGCCGCGGGGCCAGGCGCTGGGGGAGCGGGGGATCGGGGGATCCCTGCTGCTGCGGCGGCCCCCGGAGGgaccgggggggcgggggtggtGCCCGGGCGGGCGAGGGCCTGAGGGCGGCCGGGGTGCTGGCGGGGGGACCGGCAGCGGGGCGAGGGTGTCCGCCCGTCCCAGGCgcggaggggcagggggagggcgcCCCCTGCGTGGGGGATGCTGAGGCGGTGCCGGCGCCGCTGCTGTCcgcaggcagctggggctggcgCGGAGCAGCGCGCGGGCGCGGAGCAgcgcgcaggcggcggcggggcagcgcttCGGGTACCTGATCGTCGTCGACTTCGAGGCCACGTGCTGGCGGgacgcggggcggcgcggccccgagATCAGTGAGtgcggcgggagggggctgcgCGGGCGCGGAGACGCgacggagcggggcggggggggcggccccggccccggcggtgcGGGAAGGCGCTCGGTGGCCGGACACCGAAGAGCAGCAGCCCGGCTGCGGGGGGGTACGGGGAGGAGGGGGTGGCCGGGGGTCTGGCGTTTACAGGAGGCGGCTTTGAATGTTGTGTCTTCATTATATGCtgtgtttatagaatcatagaatcattgaggttggaaaagacctctaagatcatcgagtccaactgtcaacccaacaccaccatgtccactaaaccatgtccctaagtgccacatctactcgtcttttaaatacctccagggatggggactccaccacttccctgggcagcctgttccaatgtttaaccactctttcagtaaagaaatttttcctcacgtccaatctaaacctcccctggcgcaacttgaggccatttcctctcgtcctatcgcttgttacttgggagaagagaccgacacccacctcgctacaacctccttgcaggtagttgtagagagcgatgaggtctcccctcagcctccttttctccaggctaaacaaccccagttccctcagccgctcctcataagacttgttctccagacccctcaccagcctcgttgcccttctctggacatgctccagcacctcgacgtccgtcttgtagtgaggggcccaaaactgaacacagtattcgaggtgcggcctcaccagggccgagtacaggggcacgatcacttccctactgctgctggccacactagttctgatacaggccaggatgccattggccttcttggccgcctgggcacactgccggctcatgttcagccggctgtcgaccagcacccccaggtccttttccaacaggcagctttccagcgcctcttccccaagcctgtagcgctgcatggggttgttgtggctgaagtgcaggacccggcacttggccttgttgaacctcatacagttggcctcagcccatcgatccagcctgcccaggtccctctgcagagccttcctaccctcgagcagatcaacactcccgcccagcttggtgtcgtctgcaaacttactgagggtgcactcgatcccctcatccagatcactgataaagatattgaacaagaccggccccaaaactgagccctggggaacaccgctcgtgactggccgccaactggatttaactccattcaccacaactctctgggcccggccgtccagccagtttttatgTTATGTTCCTTCTCGTTCCTGACAGTTCAACCCCAGTTTAAAGCGAATGGAATAATTTCTGTGAAGAGCGTTAACCTTTCTggctttgtgttttggttttttgtttgtttgtttttctcgtTTTGTTTTTGTCACAGTTGAATTTCCAGCAGTCCTGTTAAACACTTCAACAGGAGAGATCGAATCTGAATTCCACACATATGTCCAGCCCCAGGAGCATCCTATTCTCTCTGAATTTTGTACAGAACTAACTGGCATAACACAGGTAAAATTCCTATTTAGTATTACTTTACACCGTTGTAATTGCtatttactggttttttttaaacatgcctTTAAAGAgctaaagagaaacaaaactcaAATGAATTTCAGTGCATACTAACACGTGCATACTTCTTGTTCTGTTTCATAAAGAATCAAGTTGATGAAGGGGTCCCTCTAAACATTTGTTTATCACAGTTTTTGAAATGGATTCAAAAGatacaaaaggagaagaaaattatattcagTTCAGATATTCCAAGTCATTCTACTTCAGAGGCAAGACCTTGTACCTTTGTTACTTGGACAggtaaataaaattttcatttgctttttctgtggaataatacacattaaaaaatgaacatttggTGGTGCTAGTGAGATTGCGTCTTCACTTCTAGGAAGCCAAAATCCTGTTATTAGGTATTAAAGACGTGCAATATTGGGATAAGACTGAAAATATGAAATCCATTGAATCCTGATGTGTTCACTACATCTTTGTCGCCAGGGTCTGACATCGTTACATTTTTCTGCTTTACATAGAGTGAACTGCGTCACCATTCTTAATGGTGCTCTAAATCTAAATGATTTAATGAGGTCTTTGAGATCTTTACCCATCATGAAGTCATTCTTTACTAACAGGCATTCACTTATCCTGATGTCCCATTGCAGCAACCATAGTGCTTTTCATGTACAAAGACTTCATTAGCCTGTGCTAATGAAGCCTGTTAGCCTATGCTTCCTGTCCAGCAGTACAGGACACTACTAGGATGTTGATAGTATGTCCCCTCATGTAGATTTTGAGTCATGTTTATGTAGATTTTAGGCCAGTTCTTTAGCGACGGAttacttgtggttttttttctgtgcagactGGGACCTGGGTGTGTGTTTGCAGTATGAGTGTAAAAGGAAGCAGCTGCGAAAACCCGACATTTTAAATTCCTGGATTGATCTCAAAGCAACATACAGGGTGAGAAGATTGATAGACTGTGAAACATTTATACCCATATTATCATCTCGAAGGCTAACTGTATTTGAGGTTACAAGCCAATATTGTATGTTCCAGTGACTAAAGTAacccatttgttttctttccacatcGTTATCGCTCAGCAGCAAATTGCATGCCCTAGAACTGTGTGAATTTTAACAGAAATCTTAATGCTAGGAAAACAACCTGGTGTTACTGTTGATAAACGAATGATAATCCTAAGAGAATTTTTTGAGCTGCCTTTCCTTTCCTGACATCTTTTGCTCTGCTTGCTTCCGAACTTCCCTGGTTTTGTGTGCTCTTATTGCTGCTTTACATTGCTGCGCAGAAAATAGTCATCACCATCTGTTTAGAGGTACTTAAAGGTCTAGCGTGTGAACTGTACTTGGACCAGAAAGTATATGCTGAACAGCATgagtaatactgaaaaaatgaatgtATACTTTATTACACAGTCTACACTGCAATAGAGTTCTAACTTGGGGGCTAACAGCACCTAAGTGTACCTTCCCCTGTGTAGTCAAGGAAACCTTCAAAGGGTGACCCAGGAGCCTACCTTTCCTGACACTTGGAGCTTAGCCTCTTAACCTAGGTAGCAGAATTGGGTCTCTAAAGATAAACAGCGTGAATAGTCCCCCTTTCTTGTGATCAGATGAGATGCTGGGAGTCAGTAGCAATACTCactttttctcagttaaaaagaATTTATACCTATGCCAATTAATGCCCATGCCTTTGCAATATGCAACAGTTTAAACATCTCAAGATATTATTTATAGTTGTATTCTTCAATGCTGCTCTGTTAAGGCCTTCATCAATGTAAGCCATAAAGTGCAAATGAATGACTCCAGAGCTAAGACAGAATTGATTAGTTTTAAGACTTGAGAGAAGGGATTCATGGTTCTTTCCATTCCAATTTGTAACAGGGTAAGTCACTTACTGTCTTATGCTTATTTATCCCAACTGTAAAATGAAGATACCCGATTTGCACAATTGCCTTGTGAAATTTATTATTCATAAGGTGATATTTCTGAAATGGTTTTCACTTCACCATGAAGAGGTTTTGAAATGCTTTATGTTAAGCACCTGCGTTGTTTTCCTTAGGCCTTCTATAATAGGAAGCCTAAAGGGCTAAATGGTGCTTTGCAAGATTTGGGGATGGCTTTTGCAGGACGGGAACATTCTGGTAAGTACGATATGATGATCCTCATTttaatatatatctattttttataAAGCTAAATAGCTACTATTTAGCTTTAGTTAGCTAAACTAAAGCAGCTAGTAACAGCTAGTCATTAAATAGGACAGAACATTGCATAATAGTTActacaaaaatatcaaaacaagaaAGGCTAGATGCTTCAAAGATCAGAGTTTGTAATTTCTAACctcatgttttatttctgaaatctttcCTAGTGCTATTGAGTGCATGTTCAACAAGATCGATCTCTGAATTGCTAGGGCgcaaaagaaaagaggcagaggAAAAATTGATTTTACCTGATAGCTCTGGACAGCATATTAGTGTAAAAGAATACCAGCacaatatgaatttattttacatGATCAATAAAACAGagcaaggattttaaaaattgtgGATATATATTCAGCTCTATGGATTGGTCCTTAAGATGTTTCAGCACAGGAATTTTTTACTTCTGCTTCCCTTTTTTGAACTAGATAACCATATGTCAGAGTTCTGTGAAGCCCTGTCATTTATGTAAGGCTTCCCTAGATGACATTTTTCCTCCAATAAGAACTATCCCCAGTAGTAGtttaaaaagaagacattaaTATGACCGTACTTTTGAAGGGTTGGATGATTCTCGGAATACTGCCCGTCTTGCTTGGAGGCTGATTTGTGATGGATGTGTGCTGAAGGTTACTAAATCTTTGGATAAGGTTGGTAACTACTCCATATCTTCCCTTCTACTTGCTTTGTAGCCTGGAATACAGATGAAAAGTGAGCTATTCAAATAATAAACCCAACATCTTGACTATGAATTGAACAGAACATCCCTAGGCTGACACGcttatttattttatgcattGATTCCTAAAACTCCTGGGTATTCACTTTCCAAAATCCCCTTTTGTTTACGGACTCCCTAGGCACATCTgaagaataatttaatttccaGAACACCGACTATAAACTTCACTGACAAGACTCCACTGGGAGGTAACAGCAGACCTGAAACTAGATCTAGAGATGGAACTTGTGAAACAAACTCTCTGGCTGAGACAAACCACAACGGTATTGCTGGAATTAAGATAAATTCTAATGTGCAAACTGAAGAACAACAACAGACCACTTGCATTGATTCCTCTGCAGATGTCCACGTTGTAACCAGGACCAAGTTACAGGCTCAAGCCCAAAGCTCTTTAGCAGCATCTACTGACAGATTTCTTGTTCCTCTTGAACAGGCACAGCAATCTCACAGTACTGTATCGACAGGCATGCAGCAAGGATTGAGCAATGGGCAACCTCTGAGTACAGCCAGATACAGCCTTCCAGTACATGGATCAGGACTAGTGCTCGTCTCCACTACCATCTCCTCTGTTAATATCTCCAATGAGGATATCAGTACTAGTTCTGATTGCTTACCTCTGTTGACTGACTGGGAAGATGTCGCTTTAATACCAGAATCTCAATATGAACAAAATTCAGACTGTGTTCAATTCAAAGAAGACTCAAGTACAGATATTTTAACAGTGTTTGAAGAGAAAACAATTTCGAAACAATCGGCTGTGATAAGTTCAGATAATCAAAGTTTGGAGAAAACCGTAGTACCTGTGGAACCTCTGAAATCTATTGTTTACAAAGGTCCTGATACTACTGTCTATGATGTAGGAACAGTACAAAGGCAGACTtcaaatttttcagcttttaagttACCATCTGCAAAGGTAAATGCTATTTCTACACAATCAGCATTAATTGGAAATTGTTCTACTCCTTCAGAGGTTCCTAAAAGAAAGCCATCTAGTCCAAAAACGTTCCCACCAGCAAAAAAACAGTCTTTTGCAATATATCATGAGAAAACTGCATCTTTTGATCATTCCTTACCTTTAAGAAGTTCAAATATGCCCAAAGTGTCTCCTGCTGTTCTGAACTCCACAGTCAATTTGAATCAGTCTGCAAGGGCTGTGAAAAATGGAAACCCAACTCCCCCTCTGTGTAACTGTGGTCGAAGAGCTAAAAAACTGTGTGTGTCAAATGCTGGTCCAAATCATGGcaaagcatttttttgttgtcctGTTGGCAAGCATGAAGGTAGTAAGAAAGGCTGTGGATACTTCAAGTGGGAATATGTGCTTCTAAAAGAGAAATCTAAGGGTCTCACCCTAAACGCAGATGCTTTGACCTCTCTTGGAACTTACGCCAGAAATTTAGGAAATTCTTccaacaaaaaatatatttgtcttagACCCTCTATGAGAACTtgaaaattaatacttttttttgtctgaatCTTGAACTCAGTAAGTTTATCCTGCTTAATATAATCAGGACAGTCAAATGATGTCAGATATATGTTCTGA
Encoded proteins:
- the ERI2 gene encoding ERI1 exoribonuclease 2, translating into MATKRLARQLGLARSSARARSSAQAAAGQRFGYLIVVDFEATCWRDAGRRGPEIIEFPAVLLNTSTGEIESEFHTYVQPQEHPILSEFCTELTGITQNQVDEGVPLNICLSQFLKWIQKIQKEKKIIFSSDIPSHSTSEARPCTFVTWTDWDLGVCLQYECKRKQLRKPDILNSWIDLKATYRAFYNRKPKGLNGALQDLGMAFAGREHSGLDDSRNTARLAWRLICDGCVLKVTKSLDKAHLKNNLISRTPTINFTDKTPLGGNSRPETRSRDGTCETNSLAETNHNGIAGIKINSNVQTEEQQQTTCIDSSADVHVVTRTKLQAQAQSSLAASTDRFLVPLEQAQQSHSTVSTGMQQGLSNGQPLSTARYSLPVHGSGLVLVSTTISSVNISNEDISTSSDCLPLLTDWEDVALIPESQYEQNSDCVQFKEDSSTDILTVFEEKTISKQSAVISSDNQSLEKTVVPVEPLKSIVYKGPDTTVYDVGTVQRQTSNFSAFKLPSAKVNAISTQSALIGNCSTPSEVPKRKPSSPKTFPPAKKQSFAIYHEKTASFDHSLPLRSSNMPKVSPAVLNSTVNLNQSARAVKNGNPTPPLCNCGRRAKKLCVSNAGPNHGKAFFCCPVGKHEGSKKGCGYFKWEYVLLKEKSKGLTLNADALTSLGTYARNLGNSSNKKYICLRPSMRT